The following is a genomic window from Neodiprion pinetum isolate iyNeoPine1 chromosome 3, iyNeoPine1.2, whole genome shotgun sequence.
CGCTTGTAAGTCGTATTTATACACGCTCGTTAACTTCACGTTtccggtgaaaaatttcatgccACAATTGTAACGCGACCCAAGCCTGCGTCCGAGTAGCCATAACCGTATTTCGAGAAATTACAACGGTCAAATGTAAATTTACCAAGTCCGAACGGGATGGAGAAATCGTCCGGCATAAATACTCCATTTGCGTTCAGGAATCGTTGCGGACGAAATACTTCCGGATCTTTCCAATGTAGCCTCTCGTGATGCACGCTGTAATAATTCACCAGCACCACGGTGTCCTGAAACGAATCGAAATGTCAGAATCAAGGAACGCGGCTCGCACCGCGCATTGCAATTGACCGTTTATCGTACCCGCGTACCTTCGGAATGCGATATCCGTTCAGGCAGACGTCTTTTACTGTCCTGTGGGGAACACCCAGAGGCGCTATGAAGACGGATCTCTGCACCTGGGCAATCAAGAAGTGGAAAATCAGAAGTCAAATTAGactttggtgaaaattttgtgcaaaatttcgtaaaatccGACAAACTTTAGCAATTCtagattattatatatacaattgAACCGAttcttattcaatttaaaataatatctACAACTTTATCATTCCGTATTTGACATAATGAAAACGGTTTTTACTATTCGACAGCACGATTTCTTAACTattgtattttcattattgtacgtggttattttttatattttgtgtTTATCCTTTAAAAaacactttctttttttatagaGAACGTAGTGATATACGAAAAAgctgatttttttcgttttgggaaatgaaagaaaactttCAACATGTTGAACCTCATATTGAACGATGGGCTTCGAAAAAGATGTTTCGTTAGAATAAATAACGTTTCTTTCTGAGCTGGGAACACTCGAAGAGAAAATTAGAGAATATCGGATTGCAGAGTTATATTCAAAAGACTTCTATTCGAATTTCTTGAATTCACTGTTCGATTCTCGTTTCTGCGTAATGCTCCGAACATTATTTGCAAATGTTATTCGTTTTTCAATATCTTCTTCGTATTCTTGTCGAATATGCTTACGAATTTTAGCCAATTTTGAGATCGACGCGTTTGCAAAATATGAGAAATCACAGAAAATGCCAGATGACTCGGAACATTGCAAGGAAAGTTataagttgaaaaatgaatgttaAAATACTTCTTATTCTCATAAAATGTGTAGgaaattcggtaaaaaaaatcgtcggaTACGTAATTTGGTAATTCGGTGGAAGATTGACGAACAAAATGTTCGTCGCGTGTGTTTCTCGGAAGCAAAAAAGTCCTCACTTCGGCTAAAAATGCTTCCATTTCAGGTAGAGACGAACGATCCTCAGTATTCGGTGGTCTGTCTCTACCGACGACCTTCGACAGTTCCATCTGAAGTTTTTCCAGCCATTCGGGATTCAGGACGAGATATATTAGCATCGTAGAAAGCGTGTTGCTAGTCGTCTCGGATCCAGCGAGAAAGAGATCCAAGCATAAGACAAGAAGCTCCTCATCTGAATAAACGAGTCTGCGATATTCTCTACGCATGTTAGGTACGTATAagattatacatatgtataagcAGTAACGTTACGAGCATGCACATAGAGCGAATAGAAATCAAAAGTCAGCCGGGTAACGCTACATCGACTTACGATTGAACTGATCGTGAGAGTCACTCGACTCGTTCCGTGAGATTTCCATCAGAAAGGCGTCTATTAAGTCGCGTGGCTCATCTGCCGGAAGACTCGAGACGTGCTCGTTAATTTCCTCCGCCAGAAAAGACCACAGTTTCCGCAGTATCGTCATCAACGATTTGTAGCCAGAAAGTTCGGGGCAAATGAAACGCAGGAACGGAAGTTGACAGAGAATCCCACCGGAAGTATCTATCAATCTACGATCAAACACTCATCTTAGCGGGATTCGGTCACGAAGGTTTCATCGAACAGCGGTTTGACTGCGAATCGGATTCCAATATTGACACGGTTAGAAAAGACTTCGcaggtttcaaaaaatttcaaaggatttcaaGCGGATCTCACGGGACTTGAAGAATTTAATGTGATTTCAAGATTTTAGAGATTTTAGGTAATTTTACGTCATTGCACAGAATTTTACATGATTCTAAAGAATTTCGAagcaattttaaaatattccaGAGATTTCTGATAATTGCACAGGTTTTCATAAGAATTCAAAGTATTTCCAAAGATTTTGTAACATACTTTCTGAACAAAATCCGACTGAATCTACTTCAACTTGACCTTTGAAACTTTCGTCTCGTAATGTTTTTGTCCGCACAGTATTTTGACTGGAACGGAATTTCAGATCCATGCCGAGCAATAATTTTTCCTCTTATCTCTGGAATCTCGAGTAATAAATTATTGGCACCTGAAAGCGTCGTGAGTGACTTGCAGGATCTCCGTTAACCTCTGGTCACTGTAATCGAAACGTCTGCCGGCGAACATCAACCAGAGTGAATTTATCACGGCAACATCGAAGGCGCCGTGCATTGGCACGGGACCTCGCAGACTCTGATTGTGCAAAAATTTGACCAGATTTTCGGCCTCCGTGACGATTTGGTTCTGCATTTTTCGGTGGCCGAATCCGAATGAGCGCAAGTGACGAAGCGAGAATCGGCGATGCTGAGACCACTTGATCCCGTCGGTGAACAAAACTCCTGAgcaatgtttaatttttattggcGTTAAGGATGAATGGACGTAACGCCTGAATGAGAATTTGGGAAGAAAGAATAAACCGTTTGAAAAACCTGCAGCAATGTCATTTGTGCGAATGATGGTAAAAAGCAATGGAACAACATCTCTATATTTTGTAATAGAAATGAATGTGAGCAACCCGCATAACGGAAGCTGAGATATCAGTCAGATTCTGTATTTAgaacgtcaaatttttttactagcATCTCATTTCCAAAatggattaaaatttattttaattagcGCGGTAATAAACATGTGCGTCAAAAATTACATTTGCATATTATCTGTAGCAAGGGGCGTTTCACTTAATGGATCAGGGTGGCAATATCGTTCGAAATCATTTCGTAATATCCGAAACCATACTGGAATtagtaatattaaaataaaattccgcGTTTGTAATCATTGGTAATCGTGAGAAATGATTCAGGGTTAGAGAAATCTCTTTTTAATGTTGAGGAAtcgtatgaaattttaaaaattgtgagAAATCATCCTCTCGTAATCACTCTATAAAATGTAAGTAATCATGAAATATGTAACCACGGTGTAGAGTTTTGCTCCAGTGAAGCACCCCTTGATCCGTAGTATGATGAAAGATTTCTTAAACCTTATCAGGCAGTTTGTGGTGATTTGGTCAGCAAGTAAATGAGCCCCAAGACGTTGGaacgagataaaaaatatcggaGTTTAATCATTTTAAACATTCCGATCAAAAAGCTCTTCGTCAAATCGTTGatatctcattgtcagttacAGCATTGCACGGTAGGgatattatttcattcgttttcacCACCAATAAATTCGCATAAAACATTGCTGGagattttataaacaattttttctctttttccaactttttatTCAGAGTTCCACGTCAATCATACACGTATAGGCAAAGAATACGGAAGTATGTCTAGAAGTTCGTTGGTATCGTTGCCGCTGATGCTGACAGTTTAGAGTAATTTAACATTCAAGGGCTTCTTGCGAAGCCTAAAACCGAAATTCATCTGCcctaaattttattttccacggtacactgagagaaattgtAAGTGTAGTAAGTAAGAACGGGTTTGAAACAGGAAATGAATGATTAAAACACCCAGTGCCGAATTGTGTTCCGGCCATAATTAGCAATTGTAAACCAATTTACGGCTAACTGGAGGACTTCTTGCGTGTTTAGATCGCCACGCAGTGGACCATAGATATGTACGTACCTCTCCTTTCTCCAAAGGCACGCACTCTGAAGAAGAAACCATCCGGACGGCCGTTAAACTCTTCCTGTGTGAGAACCTTCCTGATTAGCTCGTGCGTACTGACTATAACAATGCGCTGTTTTCCGAGCTTGATGCCGAGCACCGAACCGTATTTTTCAGCGAGATCTCTCATCGCCAAATGCACGTAGCCGTACTTCGATCGGAGACGGTAAAAGCGTGGAAAACATCCCACGAACGGCAGCCATCTTGGTCCTGGGGTCATTGTGAAAGTTGTTACACATTATGTTTCATGCATCTCTCGCAGTGATTACACGGCTTTACCTATGCGTACGACTAGACTTTTGGATTATCCCCGTTTTTGCTTTTCTAggaaataatgaatattttattcaaagcaCATGGTCGAGTAGGCATGCCAAAAGTTCCCTTTCTCGAAACGGACTCTGTTGGTAAATCACTGACCCGTACCAAATTTTAGCCTTCTAACTCCATTTTGCTCGACGTTATCGCCAAAAAcgtgattttcagttttttcacgATAACTCCGCTGTTTCTGCTCAGAAAATTCGGGAAAAAATCACAGGTCCAACAGACGTATGTGCATGTattgaggatttttttcagatttttcggtAGCAGCCTTGATctcatacaaatttttttttttgctctatGAACATCTGCTTGCGTGTGATTTTCTGTAATTGTTTCAGATATTTACAAGTGCTGCGtcattgtggagaaaattcaaaaactgatatttttcactattttatGGGCATGACTTCAAGATAAGCGCGTAGCCGGATAAA
Proteins encoded in this region:
- the LOC124213576 gene encoding methyl farnesoate epoxidase, which translates into the protein MFPAAILLAVCAFVLFCVYDSVKPANFPPGPRWLPFVGCFPRFYRLRSKYGYVHLAMRDLAEKYGSVLGIKLGKQRIVIVSTHELIRKVLTQEEFNGRPDGFFFRVRAFGERRGVLFTDGIKWSQHRRFSLRHLRSFGFGHRKMQNQIVTEAENLVKFLHNQSLRGPVPMHGAFDVAVINSLWLMFAGRRFDYSDQRLTEILQVTHDAFRLIDTSGGILCQLPFLRFICPELSGYKSLMTILRKLWSFLAEEINEHVSSLPADEPRDLIDAFLMEISRNESSDSHDQFNHEELLVLCLDLFLAGSETTSNTLSTMLIYLVLNPEWLEKLQMELSKVVGRDRPPNTEDRSSLPEMEAFLAEVQRSVFIAPLGVPHRTVKDVCLNGYRIPKDTVVLVNYYSVHHERLHWKDPEVFRPQRFLNANGVFMPDDFSIPFGLGKRRCLGEVLARNSLFLYLAYVLHYFDINISEKHGPPNPNGNDGFTISPKPFYLVLSHRNG